From one Felis catus isolate Fca126 chromosome E2, F.catus_Fca126_mat1.0, whole genome shotgun sequence genomic stretch:
- the LOC111556180 gene encoding zinc finger protein 615 isoform X1, which translates to MIQAQESLTFEDVAVGFSREEWRLLVPAQKDLYRDVMLENFRNLVSVGYLASKPDALSKLEGGELWTTEDEIDSRICPEIRKVDDPLQCQLQNRSIQESVEQCREHNTFASIFNQSESDFLLKQNYDMFDLHEEPLKSNSSLESQSISCNLENSAEFHEDGKSLLYGNHEQFCSVNKFPVGVKPINNNSQVMKQQRTQNTQKAHVCSECGKAFVKVSQLTDHQRVHTREKPHGCGMCRKAFSRKSRLIEHQRIHTGLKHYECTECDKTFPKKSQFNIHQKTHMGQKPYTCNECGKAFIKKCRLVYHQRTHTGEKPHECSLCEKAFSTKFSLTTHQKTHTGEKPYICNECGKGFIEKRRLVAHHRTHTGEKPFICDECGKGFTLKNSLLTHQQTHTEEKLYTCSECGKGFSMKHCLIVHQRTHTGEKPYTCSECGKGFTLKSPLIRHQRTHTGEKPYVCSVCGKGFTMKSDLIVHQRTHTAEKPYICSDCGKGFTVKSRLIVHQRTHTGEKPYICSECGKGFPAKIRLVGHQRTHTGEKPYICSECGKGFTEKSHLNVHRRTHTGEKPYICNECGKGLTGKSMLVAHLRTHTGEKPYVCSECGKGFTMKSTLGIHQQTHTGEKPYKCNECDKAFRKKTCLVQHQRFHTGKTSFACTECGKFSLRKNDLITHQRIHTGEKPFECRECGKAFTTKSGLNVHQRKHTGERPYGCSDCGKTFAHLSILVKHKRIHR; encoded by the exons GAATCCCTGACATTTGAGGACGTGGCCGTGGGCTTCTCCCGGGAGGAGTGGCGGCTCCTGGTCCCCGCCCAGAAGGACCTGTACCGGgacgtgatgctggagaacttCAGGAACCTGGTGTCCGTGG GGTATCTCGCCAGCAAACCAGATGCACTCTCCAAGTTGGAAGGAGGAGAACTTTGGACAACAGAAGATGAGATCGACAGTCGAATCTGCCCAG AAATCAGGAAAGTTGATGATCCCCTGCAGTGTCAGTTACAAAATCGAAGCATTCAGGAGAGTGTGGAACAATGCCGTGAACATAATACATTTGCAAGCATTTTTAACCAGAGTGAAAGTGATTTTCTGTTGAAACAAAATTATGATATGTTTGATTTACATGAAGAACCTTTAAAATCAAATTCAAGTTTGGAAAGCCAGAGTATAAGCTGTAATTTGGAGAACTCTGCTGAGTTTCATGAAGATGGAAAATCCCTTCTTTATGGTAACCACGAACAATTTTGTAGTGTAAATAAATTTCCTGTAGGTGTAAAACCCATTAATAATAATTCCCAGGTCATGAAACAACAGAGAACTCAAAATACGCAGAAAGCCCATGtatgcagtgaatgtgggaaagcctttgtCAAGGTGTCTCAGCTCACTGATCATCAGAGAGTTCATACTAGAGAGAAACCTCATGGATGCGGTATGTGTAGGAAAGCATTCTCCAGAAAATCCAGGCTAATtgaacatcagagaattcatacaggACTGAAACATTACGAATGCACTGAATGTGACAAAACATTTCCTAAGAAATCACAATTCAACATACACCAGAAAACTCATATGGGACAGAAGCCTTATACATGTAATGAATGCGGGAAGGCGTTCATCAAGAAATGTCGGCTCGTTTATCATCAGCGAACTCATACAGGAGAGAAGCCCCATGAATGCAGTCTATGTGAGAAAGCCTTCTCTACAAAGTTTAGTCTCACTACGCATCAGAAAactcatacaggagagaaaccataCATATGCAATGAATGTGGAAAAGGCTTCATTGAGAAGAGGCGTCTTGTTGCACATCATCGAACTCATACTGGCGAGAAACCTTTTATATGCGACGAATGTGGGAAAGGTTTCACCCTGAAGAACAGTCTTCTCACACATCAGCAAACTCATACAGAAGAGAAATTGTATACATGCAGTGAATGTGGAAAAGGCTTTTCAATGAAGCACTGTCTCATCGTACATCAGCGAactcatacaggagagaaaccctacaCATGCAGTGAGTGTGGAAAAGGCTTCACCTTGAAGAGTCCGCTCATCAGACATCAGCGAACACATACGGGAGAGAAACCCTATGTGTGTAGTGTATGTGGAAAAGGCTTCACCATGAAGAGTGATCTCATTGTACATCAGCGAACTCATACTGCAGAGAAACCATATATATGCAGTGATTGCGGGAAAGGCTTCACCGTGAAGAGCCGCCTGATTGTACACCAGCGAACTCATACGGGAGAGAAACCCTACAtctgcagtgaatgtgggaaaggcTTTCCAGCAAAGATACGGCTGGTCGGACATCAACGAACTCACACGGGAGAGAAGCCCTATATATGCAGTGAATGTGGAAAAGGCTTCACAGAGAAGAGTCATCTCAACGTGCACAGGCGCactcatacaggagagaaaccctatatATGCAATGAGTGTGGCAAAGGCTTAACTGGGAAAAGCATGCTCGTTGCACATTTGCGAACTCATACCGGGGAAAAACCGTATGTATGCAGTGAGTGTGGAAAGGGCTTCACCATGAAGAGTACTCTAGGTATACATCAGCAGACTCATACCGGAGAGAAGCCATACAAATGCAACGAATGTGATAAAGCCTTCCGGAAGAAGACCTGCCTCGTACAACATCAGAGATTTCACACGGGAAAAACCTCCTTTGCATGTACCGAATGTGGAAAATTTTCTTTGCGCAAAAATGATCTCATTAcccatcagagaattcatacaggagaaaaaccatttgaatgcagggaatgtgggaaagccttcacgACCAAGTCAGGGCTCAATGTTCATCAAAGAAAACATACCGGAGAGAGGCCCTATGGATGCAGTGATTGTGGGAAAACTTTTGCCCACTTGTCAATCCTTGTTAAACACAAGAGAATTCACAGATAG